A genomic segment from Paramixta manurensis encodes:
- the amiA gene encoding N-acetylmuramoyl-L-alanine amidase AmiA, with product MKTFLPLTSRRQLLLSGLALALLPKQRAQAKEEDATLKLTPRPHRQASRSVIPAATGKRIVMIDPGHGGIDSGAVGEEGSEEKHIVLEIANNIRRLLSEHPRIEVRLTRESDHFIPLYERVEIAHQHGANLFMSIHADGFTSPDASGASVFALSNRGASSAMARYMSEKENAADAIGGVKVQEKDNYLQQVLFDLVQTDTIKNSLTLGQHVLKQIRPVHHLHSQETEQAAFAVLKSPSIPSVLVETSFITNPGEERLLGSTAFRQKIASAIVDGIISYFDEYDSHNRRPA from the coding sequence ATGAAAACGTTTTTGCCCCTGACCTCTCGTCGCCAGTTGCTACTTTCCGGCCTGGCGTTGGCACTGTTACCTAAACAACGCGCGCAGGCCAAAGAGGAAGATGCCACGCTTAAGCTAACGCCACGCCCCCATCGCCAGGCAAGCCGCAGCGTCATTCCGGCGGCGACAGGCAAACGTATTGTGATGATCGATCCCGGTCATGGCGGTATTGATTCCGGCGCGGTGGGTGAAGAAGGCTCAGAAGAGAAGCATATCGTGCTGGAGATTGCCAATAACATCCGCCGGTTATTGAGCGAACATCCGCGTATTGAGGTGCGTTTAACGCGCGAGAGCGATCATTTTATTCCGCTCTACGAGCGGGTAGAAATTGCGCATCAACATGGCGCGAACCTTTTTATGTCGATTCATGCCGATGGGTTTACCAGCCCGGACGCCAGCGGCGCGTCGGTTTTCGCGCTCTCTAACCGTGGCGCCAGCAGCGCGATGGCGCGCTATATGTCGGAAAAAGAGAATGCTGCCGATGCAATAGGCGGCGTTAAAGTGCAGGAGAAGGACAATTATCTGCAGCAAGTGCTATTCGATTTAGTGCAAACCGACACCATCAAAAATAGCCTGACGCTCGGGCAGCATGTGCTGAAACAGATTCGTCCGGTACACCATTTGCACAGCCAGGAAACCGAGCAAGCCGCCTTTGCGGTGCTGAAATCCCCTTCTATTCCTTCGGTGCTGGTCGAAACCTCTTTTATTACCAATCCAGGCGAAGAGCGGTTATTGGGCAGCACGGCATTCCGTCAAAAAATCGCTAGCGCGATTGTCGACGGCATCATCAGTTACTTCGATGAATATGACAGTCACAATCGTCGCCCGGCTTAG
- a CDS encoding GNAT family acetyltransferase — protein MEIRVFRQEDFEEVITLWERCDLLRPWNDPEMDIERKLNHDPDLFLVAVVGGEIVGTLMGGYDGHRGSAYYLGVHPDYRGRGFANALLNRLEKKLIARGCPKIQLLVREENDAVIGFYEKLDYDLQDTVSLGKRLIEDREY, from the coding sequence ATGGAAATCCGTGTATTCCGCCAGGAAGACTTCGAAGAAGTTATTACGCTCTGGGAGCGTTGTGATTTGTTACGCCCGTGGAATGATCCCGAGATGGATATTGAGCGCAAGCTCAATCACGATCCCGATTTGTTTCTGGTGGCGGTGGTCGGCGGTGAAATCGTGGGGACGTTGATGGGCGGCTATGACGGGCACCGCGGCTCGGCTTACTATCTTGGTGTGCATCCGGATTATCGCGGGCGCGGTTTCGCAAATGCGTTGCTTAACCGGCTGGAAAAAAAACTGATTGCGCGCGGGTGCCCGAAAATCCAGTTACTGGTGCGGGAAGAGAATGACGCGGTTATCGGTTTTTATGAAAAGCTGGATTATGACCTGCAAGATACCGTTAGCCTTGGAAAACGCCTGATTGAAGATCGCGAATATTAA
- the cysW gene encoding sulfate/thiosulfate ABC transporter permease CysW, which produces MADISELNAMNRPRINWAKGILIGLGVIISVLLLVVPLVSIFTEALAQGLMASLGNLKDSDMLHAIWLTILVALITVPVNLVFGTLLAWLVTRFNFPGRQLLVTLFDIPFAVSPVVAGLIYLLFWGVNGPVGGWLDAHDIQLMFSWPGMVMATVFVTCPFVVRELVPVMLSQGSQEDEAAILLGASGWQMFRRVTLPNIRWALLYGIVLTNARAIGEFGAVSVVSGSIRGETYTLPLQVELLHQDYNTVGAFTAAALLTLMAIATLFLKGALQWRLEHQAGRLQREENHEH; this is translated from the coding sequence ATGGCGGATATTTCTGAACTCAATGCCATGAACCGCCCACGCATTAACTGGGCAAAAGGGATTTTGATCGGGCTTGGTGTGATCATTTCCGTGCTATTGCTGGTAGTGCCGTTGGTTTCGATTTTTACCGAGGCGTTAGCGCAAGGGCTGATGGCCTCGTTGGGTAATTTGAAAGATAGCGACATGCTACATGCTATCTGGCTGACGATTCTGGTGGCGTTAATTACCGTGCCGGTCAATCTGGTGTTCGGCACCTTGTTGGCCTGGCTGGTAACGCGTTTCAACTTCCCGGGACGGCAACTGCTGGTGACCCTGTTTGATATACCGTTTGCGGTATCGCCAGTGGTGGCGGGTCTGATCTATTTGCTGTTTTGGGGCGTTAATGGCCCGGTTGGCGGCTGGCTTGATGCGCACGATATTCAGTTGATGTTCTCGTGGCCTGGAATGGTGATGGCGACGGTGTTCGTCACCTGCCCCTTTGTTGTGCGCGAGTTGGTGCCGGTGATGTTGAGCCAGGGAAGCCAGGAAGATGAGGCGGCGATCTTACTCGGCGCGTCCGGTTGGCAGATGTTTCGCCGGGTGACGTTACCGAACATCCGTTGGGCATTGTTATATGGCATTGTGTTGACCAATGCCCGAGCGATTGGCGAGTTTGGCGCGGTCTCGGTGGTTTCGGGATCGATCCGCGGCGAAACCTATACTTTGCCGCTACAGGTTGAGTTACTGCATCAGGACTATAACACCGTCGGCGCTTTTACTGCCGCCGCGCTGTTAACCCTGATGGCGATTGCGACACTATTTCTCAAAGGCGCGCTGCAGTGGCGTTTAGAACACCAGGCCGGGCGTTTGCAACGGGAGGAAAATCATGAGCATTGA
- a CDS encoding sulfate ABC transporter substrate-binding protein: MTFSQVKKLTGGAVLCLVLVGSAQATELLNSSYDVARELFVALNAPFEQQWDAAHPGDKLTIKQSHAGSSKQALAILQGLKADVVTYNQVTDVQVLHDRGNLIPADWQQRLPNNSSPFYSTMAFLVRKGNPKNIHSWSDLTRSDVKLVFPNPKTSGNGRYTYLAAWGAADLADGKDRAKTEQFMTQFLKNVEVFDTGGRGATTTFAERGLGDVLISFESEVNNIRNQYPKAGYEVIVPKTNILAEFPVAWVDKNVQHNHTEQAAKAYLNYLWTPPAQKIITQFYYRVNNPALMAQQKDRFPQVSLFRVEEAFGGWASVMKDHFASGGELDKLLAAGRK, encoded by the coding sequence ATGACTTTTTCTCAGGTGAAAAAACTCACCGGCGGAGCTGTGCTCTGCCTGGTATTGGTCGGTTCAGCGCAGGCGACTGAACTGCTGAACAGCTCTTATGATGTGGCTCGCGAACTCTTTGTGGCGTTAAACGCGCCGTTTGAACAGCAGTGGGACGCCGCACATCCCGGCGACAAACTGACCATCAAACAATCCCATGCCGGTTCCTCAAAGCAGGCGCTGGCCATTCTGCAAGGCCTTAAAGCGGATGTCGTTACCTATAACCAGGTTACCGATGTTCAGGTACTGCACGATCGCGGCAACCTAATCCCGGCTGACTGGCAGCAGCGCCTGCCGAATAACAGTTCACCTTTTTACTCGACCATGGCTTTTCTGGTTCGTAAGGGAAACCCGAAAAATATCCATAGCTGGAGTGATTTGACGCGTAGTGACGTGAAGTTGGTTTTTCCTAATCCGAAAACCTCCGGTAACGGGCGTTACACCTATTTGGCAGCATGGGGCGCGGCAGACCTGGCTGACGGCAAAGATCGGGCAAAGACCGAACAGTTTATGACGCAGTTCCTGAAAAACGTTGAAGTGTTCGATACCGGCGGTCGTGGTGCGACCACCACTTTCGCCGAGCGTGGGTTAGGCGATGTGCTGATTAGTTTTGAGTCGGAAGTGAACAACATCCGCAACCAGTACCCTAAAGCGGGATATGAAGTCATTGTGCCGAAAACCAATATCCTGGCGGAGTTCCCGGTGGCTTGGGTTGATAAGAATGTGCAGCATAACCACACCGAGCAGGCGGCGAAAGCGTATTTGAATTATCTCTGGACGCCGCCCGCGCAGAAGATCATTACGCAATTCTACTATCGGGTGAATAACCCGGCATTGATGGCACAGCAAAAAGACCGTTTCCCGCAGGTCAGTCTATTCCGCGTTGAAGAGGCGTTTGGCGGCTGGGCATCGGTCATGAAAGACCATTTCGCCAGCGGCGGCGAGTTGGATAAGTTGTTAGCGGCGGGGCGTAAGTGA
- a CDS encoding RpoE-regulated lipoprotein, which translates to MKAFRPALIITALLLAGCASSGSTTSSDSSWWNPFSKISWSSLSPLNWFHSSLKVSEQGVGGLTSATPMNRDAIDKGLNGDYTLRQGMRSEKGAVVSFWQAVDDGEVKLAIYGKSSIERIEVTDSDIASVDGTKLGDTFSQHYQKAFGNCQQAEGVGENGVECKAPNSQHISYVYHGKWAGPEGLMPPDDTLKSWTVTKIIWRR; encoded by the coding sequence ATGAAAGCTTTTCGACCCGCGCTCATTATCACCGCCCTACTGCTGGCGGGATGTGCCAGTTCAGGTTCGACAACCTCTTCCGATTCGAGTTGGTGGAACCCCTTCTCTAAAATTTCCTGGTCGAGCCTGTCGCCGCTTAACTGGTTTCACTCCTCGCTGAAGGTGAGCGAGCAGGGCGTTGGCGGCTTAACCAGCGCCACGCCTATGAACCGGGACGCGATTGATAAAGGCCTGAATGGCGATTATACCCTGCGGCAGGGCATGCGTAGTGAGAAAGGCGCGGTGGTTTCCTTCTGGCAAGCGGTGGATGACGGCGAAGTGAAGCTGGCGATATACGGTAAAAGCAGTATTGAGCGTATTGAAGTGACCGATAGCGATATTGCCAGCGTTGACGGCACCAAACTGGGCGATACCTTTAGCCAGCACTACCAGAAGGCGTTTGGCAACTGCCAGCAGGCGGAAGGCGTGGGTGAAAATGGTGTCGAATGTAAAGCGCCAAATAGCCAGCATATTAGCTATGTCTATCATGGCAAATGGGCCGGTCCGGAGGGCTTAATGCCGCCGGATGATACGCTGAAAAGCTGGACGGTCACTAAAATTATTTGGCGTCGTTAA
- the cysM gene encoding cysteine synthase CysM — MTTLEDTIGNTPLIKLQRLTPANGSEIWLKLEGNNPAGSVKDRAALSMIQQAERRGEIAPGEVLIEATSGNTGIALAMIAAMKGYRLKLLMPENMSQERQAAMRAYGAELILVSREQGMEGARDLAQEMAARGEGKVLDQFNNPDNPLGHYLTTGPEIWRQSQGRLTHFVSSMGTTGTISGVGRYLKEQGGRVEIVGLQPEEGSSIPGIRRWPAAYLPGIYRPELVDRVMDMSQQEAEQVMRALARQEGVFCGVSSGGAVAGALRIAQQQPGSIIVAIVCDRGDRYLSTGVYQHQG; from the coding sequence GTGACTACTTTGGAAGACACCATCGGCAATACGCCGTTGATCAAATTACAGCGTCTGACGCCTGCCAACGGCAGTGAAATCTGGCTGAAGCTGGAAGGTAATAATCCTGCGGGCTCGGTGAAAGATCGCGCGGCGCTGTCGATGATTCAACAGGCGGAACGGCGTGGGGAAATCGCACCGGGCGAGGTGCTGATTGAAGCCACCAGCGGAAATACCGGTATTGCGTTGGCGATGATTGCAGCGATGAAAGGCTATCGGTTGAAGTTGTTAATGCCGGAGAATATGAGCCAGGAACGTCAGGCGGCGATGCGTGCCTATGGCGCAGAACTGATTTTGGTTAGCCGTGAACAGGGCATGGAAGGCGCGCGTGATTTGGCGCAGGAGATGGCGGCGCGTGGTGAAGGCAAAGTGCTCGATCAATTCAATAATCCCGATAATCCATTGGGGCACTATCTCACCACTGGCCCGGAAATCTGGCGACAAAGTCAGGGGCGTTTAACGCATTTTGTTTCCAGCATGGGGACCACCGGCACCATTTCCGGCGTGGGGCGTTACTTGAAAGAGCAGGGCGGACGGGTCGAAATTGTAGGGTTACAGCCCGAAGAAGGGAGCAGTATTCCGGGGATTCGTCGCTGGCCTGCCGCTTATTTACCGGGGATCTACCGTCCGGAATTGGTGGATCGGGTAATGGATATGTCACAACAGGAAGCCGAGCAAGTGATGCGTGCGTTGGCGCGTCAGGAAGGGGTTTTCTGCGGCGTTAGTTCGGGCGGGGCGGTTGCTGGCGCGTTACGGATTGCGCAGCAACAGCCGGGCAGTATTATTGTCGCCATTGTTTGCGACCGTGGCGATCGGTATTTGTCGACCGGGGTTTATCAGCACCAGGGGTGA
- the cysA gene encoding sulfate/thiosulfate ABC transporter ATP-binding protein CysA: MSIEISQINKSFDRTQVLHDISLDIASGEMVALLGPSGSGKTTLLRIIAGLEHQTRGQLSFHGKDVSRLHARDRQVGFVFQHYALFRHMTVFDNIAFGLTVLPRRERPSGAAIKQKVARLLEMVQLGHLANRYPAQLSGGQKQRVALARALAVEPQILLLDEPFGALDAQVRKELRRWLRQLHEELKFTSVFVTHDQEEAMEVADRVVVMSQGHIEQVGTPEEVWREPATRFVLEFLGEVNRFDGEVHGSQFHVGAHHWPLGYTPAHQGAVELFLRPWELDVSRQSSLETPLPVQVLEVSPRGHYWQLVVQPVGWHTQPIALVFDGDLTAPIRGERLFVGLQQARIYQGDNPLRAVAFAESA; encoded by the coding sequence ATGAGCATTGAGATTAGCCAAATCAATAAATCCTTTGATCGCACGCAGGTGCTGCACGACATTTCGCTGGATATCGCTTCCGGGGAAATGGTGGCGCTGCTTGGCCCTTCCGGCTCGGGAAAAACCACGCTGCTGCGGATTATTGCCGGGCTGGAACACCAAACGCGTGGTCAGCTTAGTTTTCATGGTAAAGACGTTAGCCGTCTGCACGCGCGTGACCGCCAGGTTGGCTTCGTGTTCCAACACTATGCGCTGTTTCGCCATATGACGGTATTCGACAATATTGCCTTTGGTCTAACGGTACTTCCGCGTCGCGAACGTCCTTCCGGCGCGGCGATTAAGCAAAAAGTGGCTCGCTTACTGGAAATGGTGCAGTTAGGACATTTAGCCAACCGCTATCCGGCACAGCTTTCCGGCGGCCAGAAACAGCGGGTGGCGTTGGCCCGTGCGCTGGCGGTAGAACCGCAAATTCTCTTATTGGATGAGCCGTTTGGCGCGTTGGATGCCCAAGTACGTAAAGAGCTGCGTCGCTGGCTGCGCCAGTTACATGAAGAGTTGAAATTTACCAGCGTGTTTGTAACCCACGACCAAGAAGAGGCGATGGAGGTTGCCGATCGGGTGGTGGTAATGAGTCAGGGGCATATTGAGCAAGTCGGTACGCCAGAAGAGGTTTGGCGCGAGCCGGCAACCCGCTTTGTGCTGGAGTTTCTTGGCGAAGTGAACCGCTTTGATGGCGAAGTTCATGGTTCGCAATTTCATGTCGGCGCGCATCATTGGCCGTTGGGCTATACGCCTGCGCATCAAGGCGCGGTAGAGCTGTTTTTACGGCCATGGGAGCTGGACGTCAGCCGTCAAAGCAGTCTGGAAACGCCACTTCCAGTGCAGGTATTGGAAGTGAGCCCGCGCGGGCATTACTGGCAATTGGTGGTTCAGCCTGTCGGCTGGCACACGCAGCCAATCGCGCTGGTGTTTGATGGCGACCTTACTGCGCCTATTCGTGGCGAGCGTTTATTTGTTGGGCTGCAACAGGCGCGTATTTATCAGGGAGATAACCCCCTGCGTGCGGTTGCCTTTGCCGAAAGCGCCTGA
- a CDS encoding Dyp-type peroxidase, which yields MSQHQSGILPEHRRFAIYLEAKAQGATEAIRAGSKAFYQQLTQLQHQFPDAGLGATLAFGQGLWRDIGHPDSAGELKDFQPLGKGLAPATQRDVLIHIQSLRHDVNFTLAQKALAVFGAALVVEEETHGFRWTEERDLSGFVDGTENPQGEQRQAVAIIAEGRDAGGSYVLTQRWEHNLRLWHKMDVSKQEKIIGRTKVTNEELDSETRPATSHVSRVDLKEDGKGLKILRQSLPYGTASGTHGLYFIAYCATLHNIEQQLLSMFGESDGQYDAMLRFTKPVSGAWWFAPSVETLLAL from the coding sequence ATGTCTCAGCATCAGAGCGGCATTTTGCCAGAGCATCGTCGCTTTGCCATTTATCTGGAAGCGAAAGCGCAGGGCGCAACCGAGGCCATTCGCGCCGGAAGTAAAGCGTTTTATCAGCAGTTAACGCAGTTACAACACCAATTTCCCGATGCCGGTTTAGGTGCCACTCTTGCGTTTGGGCAGGGGCTGTGGCGCGATATCGGCCACCCCGACAGTGCCGGTGAGTTAAAAGATTTTCAGCCGTTGGGCAAAGGGCTGGCGCCCGCCACCCAGCGCGATGTGTTGATCCATATTCAGTCGTTACGCCATGACGTCAACTTTACTCTGGCGCAAAAAGCATTGGCTGTGTTTGGCGCGGCGCTGGTAGTGGAAGAAGAGACACACGGCTTTCGCTGGACCGAAGAACGCGATCTTTCTGGCTTTGTCGACGGTACTGAAAACCCGCAGGGCGAACAGCGCCAGGCGGTGGCGATTATCGCCGAAGGCAGAGATGCGGGCGGCAGCTACGTGTTGACCCAGCGTTGGGAACATAATCTCAGGTTGTGGCACAAGATGGACGTCAGCAAACAGGAAAAAATTATTGGCCGCACCAAAGTGACCAATGAGGAATTGGACAGCGAAACGCGTCCGGCTACCTCGCACGTTAGCCGTGTGGATTTGAAAGAGGACGGCAAAGGGCTGAAGATTTTACGGCAAAGTTTACCCTACGGCACCGCCAGCGGTACCCACGGCTTGTATTTTATTGCCTACTGCGCCACGCTGCATAATATTGAGCAACAGTTGTTGAGTATGTTTGGTGAAAGCGATGGGCAGTATGATGCGATGCTGCGCTTTACCAAACCAGTGAGCGGCGCTTGGTGGTTTGCGCCTTCGGTAGAAACCTTACTGGCGCTGTAA
- a CDS encoding DUF2919 domain-containing protein translates to MSFNYSPDAYDNKGQLRLPVTFWLVLLVQARTWVLFVMAGASRQQGASLLALFYPDSQAFWLGLGLGVPAALGLLLTGYRQRLPRLWQSWRYVLSISLFASALLQGWWWQDDDSFSPAVAGLMAVDLLAMGYLLGNRRLRDVFNPRLNGAE, encoded by the coding sequence ATGTCCTTCAATTATTCTCCTGACGCCTACGATAATAAGGGCCAACTTCGGTTACCGGTTACCTTCTGGTTGGTGCTGTTAGTGCAGGCACGTACATGGGTTCTGTTTGTGATGGCGGGCGCATCACGTCAGCAGGGCGCGTCGTTGTTGGCGTTGTTCTACCCCGACTCACAGGCCTTCTGGCTGGGATTAGGTTTGGGCGTTCCGGCGGCGTTGGGGTTATTGTTAACCGGTTACCGCCAGCGTCTTCCCCGATTATGGCAGAGTTGGCGTTATGTACTGAGCATCAGCTTGTTCGCCAGTGCGCTATTACAGGGCTGGTGGTGGCAGGACGATGACAGTTTTTCGCCAGCGGTTGCCGGGCTAATGGCGGTAGATTTACTGGCGATGGGCTATTTACTGGGAAATCGCCGCTTGCGGGACGTGTTTAATCCGCGACTAAATGGCGCGGAATAA
- the cysT gene encoding sulfate/thiosulfate ABC transporter permease CysT — protein sequence MFAASSKRVLPGFGLSLGSSLFFTCLILLLPLSALLMQLSQMSLQQYWEVVTNPEVMAAYKITLIAAGVASIFNAFFGMLMAWILTRYRFPGRSILDGLMDLPFALPTAVAGLTLAGLFSVNGWYGQWLAQFDIKVSYTWLGIAVAMAFTSIPFVVRTVQPVLEELGPEYEEAAQTLGASPWQSFRRVVMPEVAPALLAGTALSFTRSLGEFGAVIFIAGNIAWKTEVTSLMIFIRLQEFDYPAASAIASVILAASLLLLFAINTLQSRFGRRLGGH from the coding sequence ATGTTTGCAGCAAGTAGTAAGCGCGTGTTGCCCGGATTCGGACTGAGTCTCGGTAGCAGCCTGTTTTTCACCTGCCTGATTCTGTTGTTACCGCTCAGCGCGCTGTTGATGCAGCTTTCGCAGATGAGCTTACAGCAGTATTGGGAAGTGGTGACCAACCCCGAAGTGATGGCGGCCTATAAAATAACGCTGATCGCGGCAGGCGTGGCCTCCATTTTCAATGCGTTTTTCGGCATGTTGATGGCATGGATATTAACCCGCTACCGCTTTCCGGGACGCAGTATTCTTGACGGGCTGATGGATCTCCCTTTCGCGCTGCCTACGGCGGTGGCGGGGTTAACGTTGGCCGGGTTGTTTTCGGTTAATGGTTGGTATGGGCAATGGCTGGCGCAGTTTGATATCAAAGTCTCCTACACCTGGCTGGGGATTGCGGTGGCAATGGCCTTCACCAGCATTCCCTTTGTGGTGCGCACCGTCCAGCCGGTACTGGAAGAACTGGGGCCAGAGTATGAAGAAGCCGCGCAAACTCTGGGCGCTAGCCCATGGCAAAGTTTCCGCCGGGTGGTAATGCCTGAAGTGGCGCCCGCGCTACTGGCGGGTACCGCGCTATCGTTTACGCGTAGCTTGGGTGAATTTGGCGCGGTGATTTTTATTGCCGGCAACATCGCCTGGAAAACCGAGGTTACGTCACTAATGATTTTTATCCGCCTGCAAGAGTTTGATTACCCGGCGGCCAGCGCGATTGCGTCAGTGATTCTGGCGGCTTCATTATTATTGCTGTTCGCTATCAATACATTACAAAGTCGCTTTGGCCGTCGTTTAGGAGGTCACTAA
- the hemF gene encoding oxygen-dependent coproporphyrinogen oxidase, whose protein sequence is MTVPDSEQVKQFLLSLQDNICQQLAHADGAAQFSEDNWTRSAGGGGRSRVLRNGALFEQAGVNFSHVHGAAMPASATAHRPELAGRSFEAMGVSLVVHPENPYIPTSHANVRFFIAEKPGADPVWWFGGGFDLTPFYGFEEDAVHWHQTAHRLCQPFGEDVYPRYKKWCDDYFYIRHRDEQRGIGGLFFDDLNTPDFEHCFAFTQAVGHGFLDGYLPIVERRKALPWGDRERQFQLYRRGRYVEFNLVWDRGTLFGLQTGGRTESILMSMPPLVRWEYDYQLEDGSPEAALYHDFLPVKEWI, encoded by the coding sequence ATGACAGTTCCCGATAGTGAACAGGTAAAGCAATTTCTGCTCAGCCTGCAAGACAACATTTGTCAGCAGTTGGCGCACGCCGACGGCGCGGCGCAGTTTAGCGAAGATAACTGGACACGTTCAGCGGGCGGCGGCGGACGTAGCCGGGTGTTACGTAACGGTGCGCTGTTTGAACAAGCGGGCGTCAACTTTTCACACGTACACGGCGCGGCAATGCCCGCGTCGGCGACCGCGCATCGCCCTGAACTGGCGGGCCGCAGTTTTGAAGCCATGGGGGTTTCACTGGTGGTACATCCGGAAAATCCCTATATTCCGACCAGCCACGCTAACGTGCGTTTTTTTATCGCCGAGAAACCCGGCGCCGATCCGGTTTGGTGGTTTGGCGGCGGCTTCGATTTAACGCCCTTTTATGGTTTTGAGGAAGATGCCGTACACTGGCATCAAACCGCTCATCGCCTCTGCCAGCCGTTTGGTGAGGATGTCTATCCGCGTTATAAAAAATGGTGCGATGACTATTTTTATATCAGGCACCGTGATGAACAACGCGGTATTGGCGGGCTGTTCTTTGATGATTTAAATACGCCTGATTTTGAGCACTGTTTCGCCTTTACTCAAGCAGTGGGTCACGGATTCCTTGACGGCTATTTACCAATTGTTGAACGCCGTAAAGCGTTGCCGTGGGGCGACCGTGAGCGTCAGTTTCAGCTTTATCGTCGCGGGCGGTACGTTGAGTTTAATTTAGTGTGGGATCGTGGCACCCTATTCGGGCTGCAAACTGGCGGCCGCACCGAATCGATTCTGATGTCGATGCCGCCGTTAGTGCGCTGGGAGTATGATTATCAGCTTGAGGATGGCTCGCCGGAAGCCGCGCTGTACCACGACTTTTTACCGGTCAAAGAATGGATATAA